A genomic segment from Alkalilimnicola ehrlichii MLHE-1 encodes:
- a CDS encoding ATP-binding protein → MFDTAAALLEKIQLGEDSFLELKEVRIAGKRVTAPHRNSLVDELAAFANAKGGVCVLGVDDATREILGIPRDKLDLVTDYVRQTCLDSVTPPLTPVIERLLLPTTTGDEVAVLKVEIGRSLWVHRSPGGYMHRVGDEKREMAPDFLARLFQQRSQARIIRFDEQPVPNATLDDLNEALWQRFATARTRDNRDDLLRKLGMARMDDDVLRPSVAGILLASDDPRHWLPNAFIQAVAYRGTEIRPVGDQAYQLDAADLTGPLDQQVLSACHFVSKNMRVAASKSVGREDVPQFDMTAVFEAIVNAVAHRDYAMQDAKIRLRVFADRMELYSPGAIPNTMTVDSLPYRQAARNETITSLLAKCRVPDEGGLGTGRSTMMDKRGEGVSIILQNSEMLSGRVPEYSLVDDSELRLVIYAPAETDGGED, encoded by the coding sequence ATGTTTGATACCGCGGCTGCGCTCTTGGAGAAGATACAGCTTGGGGAAGATTCCTTCCTTGAGCTGAAGGAGGTTCGGATCGCCGGGAAGCGAGTGACCGCACCACATCGCAACTCACTGGTGGACGAATTGGCAGCGTTTGCGAATGCCAAGGGCGGTGTCTGTGTGCTCGGTGTGGATGATGCAACGCGAGAAATTCTCGGGATTCCGCGAGACAAGCTGGACCTTGTGACTGACTATGTCCGGCAGACCTGCCTGGACTCAGTGACACCACCGTTGACCCCAGTTATTGAGCGGCTACTTCTGCCTACGACCACCGGTGACGAGGTGGCCGTATTGAAGGTGGAAATCGGTCGCAGCTTGTGGGTGCATCGCAGCCCCGGCGGCTATATGCATCGGGTGGGTGATGAAAAGCGTGAAATGGCGCCGGACTTCCTCGCCCGACTGTTTCAGCAGCGCAGTCAGGCCCGAATCATTCGCTTTGACGAGCAGCCAGTGCCGAATGCCACCCTGGATGACTTGAATGAGGCGCTTTGGCAACGATTCGCAACCGCACGTACCCGGGATAACCGCGATGACCTGCTGCGAAAGCTCGGCATGGCCCGCATGGATGACGATGTCTTGCGCCCGTCGGTGGCGGGTATCCTTCTGGCTTCCGATGATCCTCGCCATTGGCTGCCCAATGCGTTTATTCAGGCGGTCGCCTACCGGGGTACTGAAATTCGACCGGTAGGCGACCAAGCGTACCAGCTTGATGCAGCAGATCTCACCGGGCCTTTGGATCAACAGGTGCTTTCTGCCTGCCATTTTGTCAGCAAAAATATGCGAGTCGCCGCGTCCAAAAGCGTGGGCCGAGAGGATGTTCCTCAGTTTGATATGACAGCCGTATTCGAGGCCATCGTCAACGCGGTCGCGCATCGTGACTACGCTATGCAGGACGCCAAGATCCGGTTGCGCGTATTCGCAGACCGCATGGAACTGTACTCCCCCGGAGCCATCCCTAACACCATGACGGTGGATAGCCTACCGTACCGCCAGGCTGCACGGAATGAAACGATTACCAGTTTGCTGGCGAAATGTCGGGTGCCGGATGAAGGCGGGCTGGGAACAGGCCGATCCACCATGATGGATAAGCGGGGCGAAGGCGTGTCCATCATCCTTCAAAATAGTGAAATGCTGTCCGGTCGTGTCCCGGAATACAGCCTGGTTGATGATAGTGAGCTCCGCCTGGTGATTTACGCACCAGCGGAAACGGATGGAGGGGAAGACTGA
- a CDS encoding site-specific DNA-methyltransferase gives MSQNPAFDKLIRLLKELFQLDQPDLDFGLYRIMHARADEISQFLDRDLLPQVKDAFSHYKTADKAGLEKELQQAIEQANGLGVDPETTAKVKELRQKIAEQGVDVTGLEQEVYDHLYKFFRRHYHEGDFLAKRVYKPGVYAIPYEGEEVKLHWANKDQYYIKTSEYLRDYAFILKPGADDPMRVHFRLVDAAEGEHGNVKEAEGKNRVFILAGEDFIAEENGEAGRELIIRFEYRPATMEDWSEDAKANATAAAKEKPPNQKDLREDAVRRVLAMQDDSLKPWLAELAKNHIKADGEQADYSRLAAHLNRYTARNTFDYFIHKDLGGFLRRELDFYIKNEVMHLDDIESETAPRVEQYLSKIKVIRQIAGKIIDLLAQLENFQKKLWLKKKFVTETSYCIRIGCIPEAFHPEIAANEAQRQEWVELHAIDELAADLTTVAYSEPLTAEFLRAHPTLMVDTRHFDDAFSQRLLEAVGDIDDQTDGVLFNSENFQALAVANMKYWGSVHVSYIDPPYNTELDRQSGKFIYKDNYARSTWASLMADRLQSGASFLREDGTFICSIDDNEYPTLREILNSVYGGDNFIGTIAWKSRDSVSSDHKISLNHNYHVAYAKDLVANKFGGFPLNPGDYSNPDNDPRGPWKPVPIDANKPGGETKYPIENPNTGDEHYPPNGRSWAFNRSRYDELLSDNRITFGIRGTGAPKRKLFLKERTEKGDVNTPVSIWPDAETTQGGTRQVMSLFGNKVFSYPKPVGLMRDLIRISHLNSNCVVADYFAGSGTTGHAIVNLNRADGSRRKFLLMEMGDYFDAVLLPRLKKVTFAPDWADGKPERLATEEEAECSPRIIKVIRLESYEDALNNLEPRRSETQSDLLASQQAQGADGLREQYLLRYWLDVETRGQQSLLNIDAFTDPTAYRLKVKRPGSEETREVNVDLLETFNWLIGLTVETIAAPQRVAAQFKRDDDPDLPKENPRRLLLDGRIREAEEGPWWFRTVTGTTPDGRKTLVIWRKLTGDPEQDNLVLDEWFKKQGYSSKDSEFDLIYVNGDNNLENLRQPDDTWKVRLIEEDFHRLMFEEAES, from the coding sequence ATGAGCCAGAATCCAGCCTTCGACAAACTGATCCGCCTGCTCAAGGAGCTCTTTCAGCTCGACCAGCCAGACCTGGACTTCGGGCTCTACCGCATCATGCACGCCCGCGCCGACGAGATCAGCCAGTTTCTCGACCGCGACCTGCTGCCCCAGGTAAAGGACGCTTTCAGCCACTACAAGACGGCCGACAAGGCCGGGCTGGAGAAAGAGCTGCAACAAGCCATCGAGCAGGCCAACGGCCTTGGCGTGGACCCAGAGACCACCGCCAAGGTGAAGGAGCTACGCCAGAAGATCGCCGAGCAGGGCGTGGATGTCACAGGTCTGGAGCAGGAAGTCTACGACCACCTCTACAAATTCTTCCGCCGCCATTACCACGAAGGCGACTTCCTCGCCAAGCGCGTCTACAAGCCCGGCGTCTACGCCATTCCCTACGAAGGCGAGGAAGTCAAACTGCACTGGGCCAACAAGGACCAGTACTACATCAAGACCAGCGAATACCTGCGCGACTACGCCTTTATCCTGAAGCCCGGCGCCGACGATCCCATGCGCGTGCACTTCCGTCTGGTCGACGCCGCCGAGGGCGAGCACGGCAACGTCAAGGAAGCCGAGGGCAAGAACCGGGTGTTTATCCTCGCCGGCGAAGACTTTATCGCCGAGGAGAATGGCGAAGCTGGCCGTGAGCTGATCATCCGCTTCGAGTACCGGCCGGCAACGATGGAGGACTGGAGCGAGGATGCCAAGGCCAACGCCACCGCCGCAGCGAAGGAGAAACCGCCCAACCAGAAAGACCTGCGCGAGGATGCTGTACGTCGGGTGCTGGCGATGCAGGACGACAGCCTCAAGCCCTGGCTGGCGGAGCTGGCCAAGAACCATATCAAAGCCGATGGCGAGCAGGCCGACTACAGCCGCCTGGCCGCCCACCTGAACCGCTACACCGCCCGCAACACGTTTGACTACTTCATCCACAAGGACCTGGGCGGCTTCCTGCGCCGGGAGCTGGACTTCTACATCAAGAACGAAGTCATGCACCTGGACGACATCGAAAGCGAAACGGCGCCGCGCGTGGAGCAGTACCTGTCCAAGATTAAAGTGATCCGTCAGATTGCCGGCAAGATCATTGATCTTCTGGCGCAACTGGAGAATTTTCAGAAGAAGCTCTGGCTGAAGAAGAAGTTTGTCACCGAGACCTCGTATTGCATCCGCATCGGCTGCATTCCAGAGGCGTTCCATCCGGAGATTGCCGCCAACGAGGCCCAGCGTCAGGAATGGGTTGAGCTACATGCCATTGATGAGCTTGCAGCGGATTTGACCACGGTGGCCTACAGTGAGCCGCTGACTGCGGAGTTTTTGAGGGCGCATCCGACATTGATGGTGGATACGCGGCACTTTGATGACGCTTTCAGTCAGCGGTTGCTGGAGGCGGTGGGTGATATAGACGATCAGACTGACGGCGTTCTTTTCAATAGCGAAAACTTTCAGGCGTTAGCTGTTGCCAACATGAAATACTGGGGTTCAGTGCACGTGTCGTATATTGACCCTCCATACAATACTGAGCTGGATAGGCAATCGGGAAAATTCATCTACAAGGATAACTATGCCCGCTCCACCTGGGCCTCTCTAATGGCGGATCGACTTCAATCTGGCGCGTCCTTTCTTAGAGAAGATGGGACTTTCATCTGCAGTATTGACGACAACGAATATCCGACACTTCGTGAAATCCTAAACTCAGTTTATGGAGGCGACAACTTCATCGGGACGATAGCTTGGAAGTCACGAGATTCTGTATCAAGCGATCACAAAATTTCACTGAACCACAATTATCATGTTGCATACGCTAAAGACTTGGTGGCTAATAAATTCGGAGGTTTTCCTCTGAATCCAGGTGACTATAGCAATCCGGACAATGACCCTCGTGGTCCGTGGAAGCCGGTGCCGATCGACGCCAATAAGCCTGGGGGCGAAACAAAGTACCCTATTGAAAATCCCAACACCGGGGACGAACATTATCCGCCGAACGGTCGGAGTTGGGCGTTTAACCGGTCGCGCTATGACGAGTTGCTTTCGGACAACCGTATTACATTTGGAATTAGGGGGACGGGAGCGCCGAAGCGCAAGCTTTTTTTGAAGGAAAGGACCGAGAAAGGCGATGTAAATACGCCAGTTTCTATCTGGCCAGACGCTGAGACAACTCAAGGCGGTACTCGCCAAGTAATGAGTTTATTCGGCAACAAAGTGTTTTCGTACCCAAAGCCTGTGGGGCTTATGCGCGACCTTATTAGAATCTCTCACTTGAATTCAAATTGCGTCGTGGCGGATTATTTTGCCGGGTCAGGCACTACGGGGCATGCAATTGTCAACCTTAACCGAGCCGATGGTAGTAGGCGTAAATTTTTATTGATGGAGATGGGTGATTATTTCGATGCGGTGCTTCTTCCACGCTTGAAGAAAGTCACGTTTGCGCCCGATTGGGCAGACGGGAAGCCTGAACGCCTCGCAACAGAAGAAGAGGCGGAATGCAGCCCCCGAATCATAAAGGTCATCCGGCTCGAATCCTACGAGGACGCCCTTAACAACCTGGAGCCGCGCCGCAGTGAAACACAAAGCGACCTGTTAGCTAGCCAGCAGGCTCAAGGTGCCGACGGCCTGCGCGAGCAGTACCTGCTGCGCTACTGGCTGGATGTGGAGACTAGGGGCCAACAATCACTGCTCAATATCGACGCCTTTACCGACCCCACCGCTTACCGGCTCAAGGTCAAGCGCCCCGGCAGCGAGGAAACCCGCGAGGTCAATGTGGACCTGCTGGAGACCTTCAACTGGCTGATCGGCCTGACCGTGGAAACCATCGCCGCGCCCCAGAGGGTGGCGGCCCAGTTCAAGCGCGATGACGATCCGGATCTGCCCAAGGAAAACCCGCGCCGCCTGCTGCTCGACGGCCGCATCCGCGAAGCCGAAGAAGGCCCCTGGTGGTTCCGCACCGTCACCGGCACCACGCCGGACGGACGTAAAACCCTGGTGATCTGGCGCAAGCTCACGGGCGACCCCGAGCAGGACAATCTGGTACTGGACGAATGGTTCAAGAAGCAGGGCTATTCCAGCAAGGACAGCGAGTTCGACCTGATCTACGTCAACGGCGACAACAACCTGGAGAACCTGCGCCAGCCCGACGACACCTGGAAAGTCCGCCTCATCGAGGAAGACTTCCACCGGCTGATGTTCGAGGAGGCCGAATCATGA
- a CDS encoding TrlF family AAA-like ATPase, protein MSQNLTPVNNEWRFPGARWWSFDFHTHTPASSDYGKGPDQAELREITPEEWLLKFMRAEIDCVAVTDHNSGDWIDRLKAALDHLREQQHADYRPLWLFPGVEITANGNIHILAIFDPAKDGADVSALLGAVGNHGNRGESNRAVNASPIEVIQRVVEASALPVLAHVDGPSGAWELGGNTLTPLLECEGLFAMEVVNQCSEKPALYGQKHLRWAEVLGSDAHHPSGPDGARYPGSHWTWVKMAQPSLEGLRLALLDGEGFSIRRSDDPEPFDPNALPENFIESVEIDDARYMGRGQPETLSFSPWFNALVGGRGTGKSTIVHALRLVLRRENELQALEQGSEPRRTFEKFSRVARGRDDDGALTLDTHVALTFIRDGTRYRVYWRQDGSGSIVEERKDGEWRESDNQAVIPERFPIRLFSQGQIAALAGGSHQALLDLIDEAAGVDAEQTALREARQTYLSLRAKARELEGRLQGRDALKVRLEDVQRKLKKFEEAHHAHVLKAYQRRSRQEREVNRQFESVAEIVGRVRELAEELAAEDVPEQLFDEQNEQDKEALALVSGLHQAIESATKALKGTANDLAATVRKEREKLPDTDWQQAVSKARTDYEKLVRDLKEQGVADPSEYGQLVQERQRLENQWKELESLAAQRSRVLDQAETQLESVVAARRALSERREAFLEESLADNEYVQINLKPYGQDVRAMERSLRELLGAEGSKFEADILIEEDSQPAKGIVAELIKQLPDDLTQAKGELERRVGQIKRRLNESCRGNGIFGGHFNNFLSKQASNRPEYVDHIMMWYPDDGLDVRYSQKGDGRDFKSIEQASAGQRAAAMLAFLLAYGSEPIVLDQPEDDLDNHLIYNLVVRQLRENKRRRQIISVTHNPNIVVNGDAEMLHALDFRGGQCRVIEKGSLQEEAMRDEVCHVMEGGRDAFERRYRRLGKEV, encoded by the coding sequence ATGAGCCAGAACCTTACACCCGTGAACAACGAATGGCGTTTTCCCGGTGCCCGCTGGTGGAGCTTCGACTTTCACACGCATACGCCCGCGTCCAGTGACTATGGGAAAGGACCAGATCAGGCGGAATTGAGAGAGATAACGCCGGAAGAATGGTTGCTCAAGTTTATGCGGGCAGAGATTGACTGCGTCGCGGTCACTGACCACAACTCAGGCGATTGGATTGATCGGCTAAAGGCTGCGCTAGACCATCTCCGCGAGCAGCAGCACGCGGATTATCGGCCCCTCTGGCTCTTTCCAGGTGTCGAAATTACAGCCAATGGAAATATCCATATTCTGGCCATCTTTGATCCAGCCAAGGATGGTGCGGATGTCAGTGCGCTGCTGGGGGCGGTCGGCAATCACGGCAACCGGGGGGAGAGCAACCGTGCCGTGAACGCTTCCCCAATCGAAGTGATTCAGAGAGTCGTAGAAGCCAGTGCGTTGCCCGTGCTGGCCCACGTAGACGGCCCTTCCGGCGCCTGGGAGCTAGGCGGCAATACATTAACGCCCTTGCTTGAGTGTGAAGGCCTATTTGCAATGGAGGTGGTTAACCAATGCTCGGAAAAGCCTGCACTATACGGTCAGAAGCACCTGCGCTGGGCAGAAGTGCTGGGGTCTGACGCGCATCACCCTTCCGGCCCCGACGGTGCGCGCTATCCGGGTTCGCATTGGACCTGGGTAAAAATGGCGCAACCATCGCTGGAAGGCTTGCGCCTTGCCTTGCTTGATGGTGAAGGGTTCTCCATTCGCCGCAGTGATGATCCGGAACCGTTCGACCCAAACGCGCTGCCTGAGAATTTTATCGAGTCAGTAGAAATTGACGATGCCCGCTATATGGGGCGTGGTCAGCCGGAAACCCTTTCCTTCAGCCCGTGGTTCAACGCGCTGGTAGGCGGGCGGGGGACAGGAAAATCGACCATCGTGCACGCACTGCGGCTGGTGTTGAGGCGCGAGAATGAGTTGCAAGCCCTGGAGCAAGGCAGCGAGCCGCGCCGTACTTTCGAAAAATTCAGTCGCGTAGCACGTGGGCGAGACGACGATGGTGCGCTTACGCTGGATACCCATGTGGCACTGACCTTTATTAGGGACGGCACACGTTATCGCGTGTACTGGCGTCAAGATGGCTCGGGTTCGATCGTCGAAGAACGAAAAGATGGTGAGTGGCGTGAATCGGATAATCAGGCGGTGATTCCCGAGCGTTTCCCCATCCGGCTGTTCAGCCAGGGCCAGATCGCGGCACTAGCCGGCGGAAGCCATCAGGCGCTGCTCGATTTGATCGATGAAGCGGCGGGAGTGGATGCCGAACAAACCGCGCTGCGTGAGGCACGGCAGACCTATTTGTCTCTACGCGCCAAAGCGCGTGAACTGGAAGGCCGGCTTCAAGGGCGTGATGCACTGAAGGTCCGCTTGGAAGACGTGCAGCGGAAATTGAAGAAGTTCGAGGAAGCCCATCACGCCCATGTGCTAAAGGCGTATCAGCGTCGATCCCGACAGGAACGGGAAGTTAACCGCCAGTTTGAATCGGTTGCTGAAATTGTGGGCCGTGTTCGTGAACTCGCAGAAGAATTGGCGGCGGAGGATGTCCCGGAGCAACTGTTCGATGAGCAGAACGAACAGGACAAGGAGGCGCTGGCCCTCGTGTCGGGTCTCCATCAGGCGATTGAATCCGCCACGAAGGCGTTGAAGGGCACGGCCAATGACTTGGCGGCCACGGTCCGGAAAGAGCGGGAAAAACTCCCGGATACTGACTGGCAGCAGGCAGTGAGCAAGGCGCGGACCGATTACGAGAAACTTGTCAGGGATCTAAAGGAACAGGGTGTCGCGGATCCTAGCGAGTATGGCCAGTTGGTACAGGAGCGGCAGCGGCTGGAAAACCAGTGGAAGGAATTGGAGTCGTTAGCCGCGCAGCGCAGCCGAGTCCTGGATCAGGCCGAAACCCAGCTCGAGTCGGTTGTAGCGGCTCGGCGGGCGCTCAGCGAGCGGCGGGAAGCCTTTCTTGAGGAGAGTCTGGCCGATAACGAATATGTGCAGATCAACCTGAAGCCTTACGGCCAAGATGTCCGTGCCATGGAACGAAGCTTGCGAGAATTGTTGGGCGCGGAAGGCTCAAAATTCGAAGCGGATATACTGATTGAAGAAGATAGCCAGCCTGCCAAGGGGATTGTCGCTGAACTGATTAAACAGTTACCTGATGATCTTACTCAGGCAAAAGGGGAACTTGAACGAAGGGTCGGCCAAATCAAACGGCGCCTGAATGAATCCTGCCGGGGCAACGGCATTTTCGGTGGTCACTTCAACAACTTCCTTTCCAAGCAGGCGAGTAATCGCCCTGAGTATGTCGATCACATAATGATGTGGTATCCGGACGATGGCTTGGATGTGAGGTACAGTCAAAAAGGCGATGGGCGGGATTTCAAATCCATTGAACAGGCATCGGCAGGTCAACGCGCGGCTGCGATGCTGGCATTTCTGCTGGCCTACGGCTCTGAACCGATTGTGCTGGATCAGCCAGAAGATGATCTCGATAATCACCTGATTTACAACCTGGTGGTTCGCCAATTGCGTGAAAACAAGCGGCGGCGGCAGATTATTTCCGTAACGCATAATCCCAACATTGTGGTCAATGGGGATGCCGAAATGCTCCACGCACTGGATTTTCGCGGCGGCCAGTGTCGGGTGATCGAAAAAGGCTCGCTACAGGAAGAAGCCATGCGCGATGAGGTTTGCCATGTCATGGAGGGCGGCCGCGATGCATTCGAGCGGCGTTATCGTCGTTTGGGCAAGGAGGTATAG